GGGTAGCCCGAGCATGGGTGTCTGCAGCGAGGTAGCCGACCAGGGGGAGGTTGGCCTCGACGAGGCGGTTGCGCTCAGCGCGCGACGACATGGGGGATGATCCACCTCTCTGGATGCACTCCGGAAGCTCATGGCGAGGGATAGATGGCCATATCACAAGGTCCGAGATATGTCCATGGGGAGCACTAACCGCCGCCAATGCACATAGTAACCTTAGGGGCGCGGCGGCCGATAGAGATTTATGAACCGTTAACAGGCGGGCCGATCGCACCCGCGTGGGGCGGGGGATCGCTGGGGACAAAGGGGATCATGGGAGCCAACGAACTATCGATGCAGCTCTGGCGCGAGCGCGAGCTGCTCGAGATGCTGCTTTTCAAGCTCGACGAGCAGCAGCTGCTGCTCGCCGCCGGCCGGTCGCACTGGATCCAGTTCGCGGCCAGGGAGATCGATCAGGTGCTCGACCGCCTCCGCGCGGCGAGCCTGGCCAGGGCCGTCGAGGTCGCCGGTGTCGCCGAGGAGTGGGGGGCTCCTCAGGACGCGACGATCGGTCAGCTCATCGAGCACGCTCCGGACGGAGCCTGGGGCGATGTCTTCACCGACCACATGCGTGCGCTGGTGAAGCTGACAGCGGAGGTCGAGCAGATGCGCGATGCCGCCGCGGAGCAGCTCAGCGGAGTGCTCCGCGCCACGCAGGAGACCATCGCCGCTCTCGGCCAGGAGAGCGGCGAATACACCACCCGCGGCGACCGCGCCCGCGAGGACGCCGCCCGCATCATCGACACCGAGATGTGACCGAGAGGGATTCATGTCGACCTTCAGTGGACTGACCACCGCCGCCAGCGGCCTCGCCGCCGCACGGCGGGGCATGGACGTGGTCGGGCAGAACATCGCCAACCAGAAGACCGAGGGGTACACGCGGCAGCGCGTCGAGACCTCCTCGATCGCCGCCGTCGCGCAGACGGGCCGCTTCAGCATGGGCGCGCTCCCCGGACACGGCGTCTCGATCGACGGGGTGTCCCGCCTCGGTGACGCGCTGCTCGACGCCCGGGTCCGCGACGCCCTCGGCGCTTCCGGCTACTGGGCCACCCGCGCGCTGGCAGCGACGACTGCCGAGTCGGCCCTCGCGGAGCCGACCGACAAGGGCCTCGCCAACCGGCTGACCAGCTTCTGGGCGGGCTGGCAGGACCTCGCCAACACCCCGGATTCGGGTGCGGCGGCCGCGAGCATCCTGGAGTCGGCGAAGGAGCTCGCCGCCCATATCTCCGGCGGCTACCGCACGGTCGCCGCGCAGTGGACGGCCGCCCGCGGGACCGCCGAGCGCACCGTCAGTCAGGTCAACGCCGCCGCCGACCAGATCGCGGTGCTGAACAGCGAGATCCGGGAGGCGCTGGCCTCGGGGCGATCGGCCAACGAGCTCACCGACCGCCGCAACCTGCTCGCGGAGGACGTGGCCCGGCTCGCCGGCGCGACGGCCACCGTGGAGACGGACGGCACGCTCACGGTCCGCCTCGGCGGCAACGCCCTGGTCTCCGGCGGCGACGCCCGTCACATCGCGCTGACCGGCTCGGCGACGATCGACGGCGCTCCGCGCGTCGGGGTCGCCTGGGAGTCGGTGCCGGATCTTCCCCTCGTCGTCGACGGGGGAGAGCTGGGCGGCTCCCTCGCGGTGCTCGCCCCGGCCGCCGACGGCGGGATGCTGGCGCAGCTCGCCGCGACATACGACCGCGTCGCCACGGCGCTCGCGGAGTCGCTCAACGCCCAGCACCGCGCCGGCGTCACGGCGTCCGGACAGCCGGGCGGCGACTTCTTCACCCTCCCGGCCACCGGCTCCGCCGCGCTCGGGATGCAGGTGGCCGTCAGCACGGCGGCCGACCTCGCCCTCGCCGCCCCCGGGGCCGGAGCCAAGGACGCGACCAACGCCGACCTCATCTCCCAGATCGGGCAGCGCGCGACCTCTCCGGACGCGCTGTGGACCGATCAAGTGACCCGCTTCGGCGTCGCCACCGCGGCCGACGTGCAGCGCGCGAAGGTGTCGGATGCGGCGGCTGTCGGCGCCGTCGGTGCGCAGCAGTCCGTCGCGGCCGTGGACGGCGACGAGGAGACGATCAGCCTCCTCACGTACCAGACCGCCTACCAGGCGGCGGCCCGCGTGCTCACCGCCGTCGACGAGGCCCTCGACGTCCTCATCAACCGCACGGGCGTCGTCGGACGCTGATCGGAGAAGCTCCATGATCTCTCGCGTGACCCAGACCACGATGACGCAGACGGCGATGCGCCAGCTGCAGTCCAACCTCTCCGAACTCGCCCGTCTGCAGGAGCAGGCCACGTCGCAGAAGGCGTTCGCCGCCCCCTCGGACGACCCGGCAGCGGCGGCGGCCGCCCTCGCCCTGCACGCCGAGCAGCGGCGCACCGAGCAGTATGCGCGCAACATCGACGACGGCCTGGCCTGGGTGACTGCCGCCGATACGGCGATCACCTCCAGCACGTCCCTGCTCTCGCGGGTGCGGGACCTCACCGCGCAAGGGGCCAACGACGGGGCGCTGGACGCCACGGCGAAGGAGGCCCTCGCGGTGGAACTGGAGGGCATCCGCGACGAGCTGCTCGCGCAGGCGAACACCCGGCTGCTCGGCCGGTCCGTCTTCGCCGGCACGTCGGACACCGCGGCCTTCGGGTCCGACTACTCCTACAGCGGTGTCGCCGGCTCCGAGGTCACCCGCCGGGTGTCCGATGCGGCCGCGGTCCGCGTCGACACGGACGGTGCGGCGGTGTTCGGCACCGGAGACGACTCGGTGTTCGCCCTCGTCGACCGCATCGTCGCCGATCTCCGCTCCGGCACCAACGTGGGGCCCCGGCTCGCGGAGATCGACGACCGCCGAACGGCGATGCTCGGTGCTCAGGGCGCGGTCGGCACCAGACAAGCTCAGATCGAACGCGCCAAGGAGGCGGCAGTGCAGAATTCCGTGTCCCTCGAGTCCCGCCGCGCCGCGGTCGAGGATGTCGACTCGGTCGAGGTGCTCATCCGCCTGCAGGCGCAGGAGCTCGTCTACCGCTCGGCGCTCGCCGTCAACGCGCGCGTGCTGCAGCCGACGCTGATGGACTTCCTGCGATGACCGCCGTGCTCACCTTCACGGCCCCACCGCCCGGGCTGGCTCCGCACGTGGACTTCGCCCTCGCACCCGTCGACGGTGCGGACGGGCTCTTCGCGATGCGGGCGGTCGAGGACGACGCCCTGCGGCTCTACCTCGTCGACCCGAACACGGTCCTGGCGGAGTACGCGCCGATCCTCACGGACGCCCAGGTGGCCGACCTCGCTCTCGCCTCGGCGGACGACGCCTTCGTGCTCGTGGTGGCCCACCCCGGCGCCGACGGCGTCAGCGTCAACCTGCTGGCGCCGGTCGTCGTGAACCGGGCGACGGGAGCGGCGACCCAGGTCATCCTCGAAGGCCAGGACTACCCGGTGCGGGCGCCGCTGGGCTGACCCGCGCGGGTGCCGGGGCGCCGGGCGTGACGGGCGGGGTGACGACTACCCTGGAGACGTGATCCTCGCCGTCGACACGTCCCTTGGCACCGCCGTCGCCCTCATCGACCCGGACGGGACGTCTCGTGCCGAGGCCGGTACCGCCGATCCGCTGGGCCACGCCGAGGTGATCGGCGACCTCGTCCACGACGTGCTCCGGGAGGGGGGAGCCGACGGCATCACGCACGTCGTCGCCGGCATGGGCCCCGGTCCGTTCACCGGACTGCGCATCGGCATCGCGACCGCGCGGGCGTTCGCCCTCGGCCGCGGCATCCCGGTGGTGCCGGTCCCGAGTCACACGGCGGCCGCGCTGACGATCCAGTCCACGGTGACCGGGCCGTTCGCCGTCGTCACCGACGCCCGCCGCCGCGAGGTCGCCGTCACCGTGTTCGACGGACAGGACGAGGACGGGATCCCGCGCACGATCGCCGACACGGTGCTCGTGCGGGCCGCCGACGCCGACGATCATCTCGCCGGTCTCCGCCGGGTCGACGTGACGACGCTGTCCGCAGCCGACCTCGCCAGGGTGGGGGCGCGCGCACTCGCCGCCGGCCGGGTCCTCGCCGGCGACGAACCCCTCTACCTGCGGCACCCGGATGTGTCCCTGCCCGGCGCCCCGAAGAAGGTGGGCGCATGACGCTGCGGGATGCGCGGCCGGACGATCTCGACGCGATCATGGCCATCGAGCAGCGCTCGTTCCCGACCGATGCGTGGAGCCGGGACACCATGGCGAGCGAGCTGGCGAGCCCGCACGGCCGCTACCTCGTCGACGAGCGGGGCGGGGCGATCGTCGGATACGGCGGCATCCGGGCGCTGCAGGGCGGTGCGGACGCCGACATCCAGACCATCGCCCTCCTCGCCGAGGTCCGGGGTCAGGGCCGCGGGCGCGCGCTGCTGCGTGCGCTGCTGCAAGCGGCCGCCGACCGTGGGGCGCATGAGGTGTTCCTCGAGGTGCGCGCCGACAACCCTCCGGCCGAAGGACTGTATCGCGCGGAGGGCTTCGAGGAGATCGGCAGGCGCCCCCGCTACTATCAGCCGGATGACGTGGACGCGATCGTGATGCATCTGGATCTGCGCCGCCACCCGGCGCCCGCCGACACGCCGAAGGAGGCGACCGCATGAGTGAGCCCCTGGTGCTCGGCATCGAGACGAGCTGCGACGAGACCGGCATCGGCATCGTGCGCGGTCGTACGCTGCTGTCCAACACGATCGCCTCCAGCATGGACGAGCACGCCCGGTACGGCGGCGTCGTGCCGGAGGTCGCCGCCCGCGCGCATCTCGAGGCCCTCCAGCCGACCATCGACGCCGCGCTCGCCGAGGCCGGCGTCCGTCTCGCCGACCTCGATGCGGTGGCCGTGACCAGCGGTCCGGGCCTCGCGGGAGCGCTCATGGTCGGTGTGGGGGCGGCGAAGGGACTCGCGGTCGCCTTGGACAAACCGCTGTATGCGGTCAATCACCTCGTCGGTCACATCGCGGCCGACATCCTGACGCCGGACTCGGCGCCGTTGGAGTATCCGACGATCGCGCTGCTGGTCTCCGGCGGCCACACCTCCCTGCTCCACGTGCGCGATCTCACGACCGACGTGGAGCTGCTCGGCGAGACCGTGGACGACGCCGCGGGCGAGGCTTTCGACAAGGTCGCCCGACTGCTGTCCCTGCCCTACCCCGGCGGCCCCGAGATCGACAGGGCCGCGGTGGGCGGAAACCCGGACGCGATCCGCTTCCCGCGCGGGCTGTCCCGCGCCTCCGACCTCGCGAAGCATCGCTACGACTTCTCGTTCTCCGGGCTGAAGACCGCGGTCGCCCGCTGGATCGAGCGCTTCGAGGCCGAGAACGCCGAGGCGGGTGCCGACGCCCGGGACCTCCCGATCGCCGACGTCGCTGCCAGTTTCCGGGAGGCCGTCGTCGACGTCCTGGTCACCAAGGCGCTCAACGCGTGCGCCGACCTCGGAGTGCCGCGGCTGCTCCTGGGCGGCGGTGTGATCGCGAACCGTCGGCTCCGCGACGTCGCCCTCGCCAGGGCCGCCGAGGCCGGCGTCACCGTGCGCATCCCTCCGCTGTCGCTCTGCACGGACAACGGCGCCATGATCGCGGCGCTGGCCGCTGAGCTCATCGCGTCCGGGCGCCCCGCATCGACCCTCGGCTTCGGCGCCGACTCGACCCTGCCGGTCACCGAGATCCAGGTCGCGGAGGCGGTGCCGGCGTGACCGGGCTCGCGCAGGAGCCGGAGTCGGACGGGGCCACGCCCCGTGCGCGGGTCGAGCGCGCGAGCGGGCAGGTCGAACGCCCGGCAGGGACGGCGCGCCTTCCCGGAGCGCCGCGCGAGGGCTACACGAAGCTGCCGACCGGTCCGGTCGGCATCGAGCCGGTCGTGGTGAGCGGGCCCGACCTCGACCACGGAGAGGACGAGGGCTGGGAGCCGGCGGTCGAGCCCGCCGTCGTCGACGACACCCGCCTGGCCCCGTGGGCGCTGCTGGCGGCGATCGTCGCCCTCGGCGCGTCGTTCTTCGTCGGGTGGGGCATCCCGGTCGCGATCGTCGCGGTGATCGCCGCCATCATGTCCCTCCGGCGCCCCGTGGAGAACCGGGCGATCGCGCGCTGGGCCCTCGTGCTCGGCCTGTGCGCGACCGTGTACAGCCTGGGATGGCTGGTCTGGGCGGGGATGCAGTTCGAGAGACTCGGCTAGGCGGGCTGGCCATGACGGACGACGACGACGTCGAGGAGCGCAGGGCCCTGCAGCGCAAGGCTTTCGGCCCAGGCGGAGGCCTCACGGACGCGGAGGCCGCGCGCCTGCGACAGCTCGACGCCGCCCGGCGACGCCCGTCGCCGGGACCTCCGCCGTCCCTCGGCTCCTTCGCCGCTGCAGAGGACGACGACGAGCCGTCGGCCGGAGACGACGCGCCCGTGGAGCCGGACGAGGAGTCCGTGGACATCGTCACCGCTCAGAGCGACGTTCCGGCTCAGAGGCGGCGGCGCCGTTCCCTCGGCATGCTCGCGCTCGGCGCGGTCGTCGTGCTCCTCCTCGGGGTCGGCGTGGGATGGCTGGCGTTCGGCCGGAGCGGCGGAACAGCGGTCGCCCTCAGCGCCGAGCAGCAGGGATGGCAGTCCGATCTCGTCGCGTCCGGACGATTCGACCCGGGCTCGGTGCGCGCGCTCGCGACGGAGGACGACGCGGTCATCTGGGTGGCGACGCAGAACGGCGGTGCGAGCATCTGCCTGGTCCTGGGCGCAGGGGAGAGCACGACGCCGAGCTGCAATCAGCGGGAAGCGGTGCAGGAGGACGGCCTCTGGGGCGAGGTGACGACCCAGCGCGACGACGAGTACACGCGCCAGGTCATGGCCCATCTGCTCCTCACGCCCGACGGTGAACCGGCGGTGAGCGTCGACGTCTCGGAGTACGGCTCCGGCGAGGGCGGCCCCACCTACGCGAACGAGGCGGAGACACGGACCGCCGAGCGCCTGGCCGATGACGGCTTCGACCCGAACTCGATCTGGGTCGCCGGGTACGACCGCGACGTCCCGATCTGGACGGCCTCCGAAGGGGAGACGGGTCGGCAGTGCCTCATCTACGACGGGGCGACGGCCGACGCGCCGCGGGCCTGTGAGACGACGGAGACGCTGCAGGAGCACGACGGTCGGCTGCGGTTGCAGGTGACCGACGCGGAGACCGGCGGAATGACGACCTACGAGCTGCCGACCTCCGGTTTCGGGTCGTTCGTGATCATCCGAGAGGGGAGCGACGTCGGTGCGGGAGGAGACTGACCGCCAGGGCTCCGCTGCGGCGGAGGAGCGCCGAGCACTGGAGCGCGCGGCCTATGGTCGGGACGGCGGACTCGACGCCGCCGGTGCCCGGCGCCTGCGCGAGCTCCAGGAGGAGCATCGACGGCAGGAGCTTCCGGCGGAAGAACGGCCGACGGCAGCCTCCGAGGCGCTCCCGGTGGCGGAAGACGAGGGTCGGGAGTCCGATCCGCCACCGGCTTCCGACGCATCGCCGCTCGCCGCGGCCGGAGCACCACCCGCACCCGTCGAGACGGGCGCGCCGATGCGGGCGCGCGGAGTCGTGCCCGTGCTCGTGGCGGCAGCGACCCTCCTGGCGATCGGCGTCGGGGCGGGGTGGGCGCTGTTCGCCCCGCGGTCGGAGGCGTTCCCCTTGACCGAGACGCAGGAGCAGCGACGGATCGATCTCGCCGGGGAGGACTACGACCCCGGCTCCGTGCGTCCGGTGGCGGAGGCGGAGGGCGCGCTCGCCTGGTTCGCCACGCAGGATGACGGGGCCACCCGGTGCCTGATCCTCGACGTGGGCGAGGACTCCCAATCCACCTGTCTGGCAGCGGAGGAGGAGCTGGGGCCGGGCCTGTACGCCGCGCTCCCCGTGGCGCCCTCCGATGCCGGTGACGACGAGGACTCGTTCTCCACCGACAGCGTGACGGCGGTGATGCTGTTCTCCACCGCGGACGAGCCGATGGTGAGCATCCAGCGGTGGGGCGGAAGCTCCACGCTCTTCGCCCAGTTCGGGGAGGAGCAGCGCCCGAGGGTGAAGGAACTCATCCGCGACGGTTATGACCTCAACCTCACCCTCCTGGGCTCGTTCCGCGAGCAGCCGGTGTGGCTGGGCGACCGCCGTACGACGACCGGCCCCGCCCAGCGCTGCCTGATCGTCGACGCCGACGGTTCGCGGCAGTGCGCCACCCTCGACGAGGCGCTCCAGTCCGGGCTGCGCGTGCAGCTCCTCGACGTGGATCAGGAGACGGGAGAGCTGCTGTCGGCGTCCGTGGTCGAGGTGGCCTTCACCCGCTGGCAGATGCCGTACCTCACGGTGACCTCGGGCCCGGCCGTGGTCGACGAGGCGACGGGCGAGTCGTATCTCGTGACCACCGGGCCGCCGGGGGATCCGATCCGCGTCGACATCCCTGGCCGCGACCCGGACGACTGATCGCTCTCAGTCCGCGGCGGGCACCCGGTCGGCGAGGATCGCGCGTCGCTGATCGCCGAAGCGGGCGAGGATCAGGGTCGCCTCGGCGTCGCCCCGCAGGGTCAGCTTGCGCCGGAAGGCCGCGGGGTCGACGTCGACCCCGCGCTTCTTGATCTCGATGCGGCCGATGCCGTGCGTCTTCAGGGCCGCGTTGATCGTCTTCGGCGTGATCGGCAGCGTCTCCCGGACGCGGAAGGACTGCACGAACGGGCTCGTCAGCGCGGCATCGGAGGTGAGGTAGGCGATGCGCGGGTCGAGCATCCCCGCATCGAGGCTGCGGGCGACGTCGCCGATGAGGCGCGCCCGGATGACGGCGCCGTCCGGCTCGTGGAGGAAGGCCCCGAGCGGTCGGACCGGAGCGTCCTCGGCATCGGCCGGGCCGGTGAGCTCGTGCGAGCGCTCGCCGCGGATCACCAGGGCCGAGCGCCGGACCCCTTCCCTGGCCAGCTCCCTGGACCAGACGACGAGCTCCACGACGCTGCCGTCGGCGCTGACCCACTGCGTCTCCGCGTCCGCGGGCAGGGCGTCGCGGTCGTGGGCGGGGCCGAGCTTGATACCCGTGGGGCGCTGCGCGGCGACGGCGAACGCCCAGTCGAGGGACGGCGAGTAGTCGTCGGCGGAGACGCGCCGGGTCTCGCTGTGTCCGGAGGTGCGGCGGGCGGGATCCATCCAGATCGCCTGGCCGGGGACCGGCTCTCCGAGCACGTCCTCCGCCGTGGCGTGCCGGACGGTGGCGTCGTCGCCGAACGGGGCGAGGTTGTAGGCGGCGAGGGCCGCGGTCACCTCGTCGGCGTCCACCGCGTGCACCGCCAGTCCCGCGCCGGCGAACGCGAGGGCGTCGCCGCCGATCCCGCAGCCGAGGTCCGCGACGCTCGTGAGGCCGGCTCGGCGGATCCGCTGGGCGTGGCGGGCGGCCACGCCGAGGCGGGTGGCCTGCTCGAGGCCCGCGCGGGTGAACAGCATGCGGGCGGCGAAGGGGCCGAACTTCGCCGCGGCCCTGGCGCGCAGGTGCGCCTGCCCGACGACGGCGGAGACGAGGTCGGGGGAGTGTCCCGCAGCACGCAGCCGGGAGACGGCTGCGGCCGCCTCGGCGGTGGAGGTGACCGGCCCGAGCGCGTCGAGCAGCTCGAGGCCGGCGGGGGTCAGCAGGGCGCGCAGCTCGGACATCTCCACCCTCCCAGCCTAGGACCCGCGTGACGTGTGACCCGGGTTGGCACTCGCATTGCATGAGTGCCAGCCGACCGCCTACACTGGCATTAGCACTCTCGGGTTGAGAGTGCGAACGAGTCTTTCGTGTCAGCGTCAAGAAAGAAGAGGTAGACCGTGTCGGTTTCCATCAAGCCGCTCGAGGACCGCATCGTCATCAAGCAGGTCGAGGCCGAGCAGACCACCGCGAGTGGCCTGGTCATCCCCGACACCGCCAAGGAGAAGCCCCAGGAGGGCGAGGTCGTGGCGGTCGGCCCCGGCCGCATCGACGACAACGGCAACCGCGTTCCGCTCGACGTCGCCGTCGGCGACCGCGTGCTCTACAGCAAGTACGGCGGCACCGAGGTGAAGTTCGGCGCGGACGAGTTCCTCGTCCTGTCGGCTCGCGACGTCCTGGCGGTCGTCGTCCGCTGATCGCACACTCGGTTCCCTCTGCACGGCGGACGGGAACCCGGTCCGAAGAGGGCCCGGATGCTTCGGCATCCGGGCCCTCTTCCGCGTCCGGAGCGGCGCGGCCCTCGTCCTCGCGGGCATAGGGTTGTGCGGTGACCCCCGAGACGACCCGCGCCACCCGGACGGCGGGCGTCGCCTACGCCGGGAGCGCATACCTCCTGTGGGGCGTGCTGCCGCTCTACTTCCTCCTGCTGCAGCCCACCGGGCCGTGGGAGGTGGTCGCCTGGCGGGTGCTGCTCTCCTTCGTCTTCTGTCTTCTGCTGCTCACCGTCACGAGGGGATGGCCCGCCTTCCTCGCGATCGTCCGGAGTCCGCGACTGCTCGGGTGGACGGCCCTCGCCGGCCTGCTCATCTACGTCAACTGGCAGGTCTTCGTCCTCGGCACGTTGAGCGAGAACGTGGTGGAGACGGCGCTCGGCTACTTCGTCAACCCGATCACCACCGTGCTGCTCGGCGTCTTCGTCCTCAAGGAGCGCCTCCGCCGTCTGCAGTGGGCGGCGGTCGGGATCGCGGCCGTCGCGGTCGTCGTCATCATCGTGGCGTACGGCCACGTCCCCTGGATCGCCCTGACCCTCACCGCTTCCTTCGGTCTGTACGGGCTCATCAAGAAGAAGATCGGCCCTGCCGTCGACGCGGTCAGCGGGTTGACGCTCGAGTCGTTCTGGCTGATCCCCATCGCGGTGGTGCAACTCGTGGTCGTGGCGACGACGCCCGTCGGCCTGACGATGGGGACCGCGGGCTGGCCGCACGCCGTGCTGCTCGCCTTCGCGGGGGTGGCCACGGCTGTCCCCCTGCTGCTGTTCGCGGCCGGCACGCGTCGCGTCGACCTCACGATCATCGGGATGCTGCAGTTCCTCACCCCGGTCCTGCAGTTCGTGATCGGGGTCGTCGTGCTGCACGAGCCGATGCCGCCGGAGCGCTGGATCGGGTTCCTCCTGGTGTGGGTCGCGATCGCGGTCTTCGTCGTCGATCTGCTCCTCGCCGCGCGTCGCGGCCGTCGTGCCACCCGCGCCGCGGCGCTCTGATCGGTCCTGTCCGCGCCCCGAAACGGCGGCCCTGGATCGTTAACGCACCGAGATACTTGCCCCTCCTGCGCGCGGGGCGCACGCCCTAGTGTTAGAGCACCCGACTGTGGTCATCATCCACGTTCGTTTACGCAAGGGAGCATCATGAACGCACTGAAGGGCTCGCGCAGCGCGAGGATCTTCGCCGGGATCGCGCTGGTCAGCGCCTCCGCCCTCATCATC
This genomic stretch from Microbacterium sp. Nx66 harbors:
- the groES gene encoding co-chaperone GroES, with amino-acid sequence MSVSIKPLEDRIVIKQVEAEQTTASGLVIPDTAKEKPQEGEVVAVGPGRIDDNGNRVPLDVAVGDRVLYSKYGGTEVKFGADEFLVLSARDVLAVVVR
- the tsaD gene encoding tRNA (adenosine(37)-N6)-threonylcarbamoyltransferase complex transferase subunit TsaD, whose translation is MSEPLVLGIETSCDETGIGIVRGRTLLSNTIASSMDEHARYGGVVPEVAARAHLEALQPTIDAALAEAGVRLADLDAVAVTSGPGLAGALMVGVGAAKGLAVALDKPLYAVNHLVGHIAADILTPDSAPLEYPTIALLVSGGHTSLLHVRDLTTDVELLGETVDDAAGEAFDKVARLLSLPYPGGPEIDRAAVGGNPDAIRFPRGLSRASDLAKHRYDFSFSGLKTAVARWIERFEAENAEAGADARDLPIADVAASFREAVVDVLVTKALNACADLGVPRLLLGGGVIANRRLRDVALARAAEAGVTVRIPPLSLCTDNGAMIAALAAELIASGRPASTLGFGADSTLPVTEIQVAEAVPA
- the flgN gene encoding flagellar export chaperone FlgN encodes the protein MGANELSMQLWRERELLEMLLFKLDEQQLLLAAGRSHWIQFAAREIDQVLDRLRAASLARAVEVAGVAEEWGAPQDATIGQLIEHAPDGAWGDVFTDHMRALVKLTAEVEQMRDAAAEQLSGVLRATQETIAALGQESGEYTTRGDRAREDAARIIDTEM
- the flgL gene encoding flagellar hook-associated protein FlgL, encoding MISRVTQTTMTQTAMRQLQSNLSELARLQEQATSQKAFAAPSDDPAAAAAALALHAEQRRTEQYARNIDDGLAWVTAADTAITSSTSLLSRVRDLTAQGANDGALDATAKEALAVELEGIRDELLAQANTRLLGRSVFAGTSDTAAFGSDYSYSGVAGSEVTRRVSDAAAVRVDTDGAAVFGTGDDSVFALVDRIVADLRSGTNVGPRLAEIDDRRTAMLGAQGAVGTRQAQIERAKEAAVQNSVSLESRRAAVEDVDSVEVLIRLQAQELVYRSALAVNARVLQPTLMDFLR
- a CDS encoding flagellar assembly protein FliW — encoded protein: MTAVLTFTAPPPGLAPHVDFALAPVDGADGLFAMRAVEDDALRLYLVDPNTVLAEYAPILTDAQVADLALASADDAFVLVVAHPGADGVSVNLLAPVVVNRATGAATQVILEGQDYPVRAPLG
- the rarD gene encoding EamA family transporter RarD — translated: MTPETTRATRTAGVAYAGSAYLLWGVLPLYFLLLQPTGPWEVVAWRVLLSFVFCLLLLTVTRGWPAFLAIVRSPRLLGWTALAGLLIYVNWQVFVLGTLSENVVETALGYFVNPITTVLLGVFVLKERLRRLQWAAVGIAAVAVVVIIVAYGHVPWIALTLTASFGLYGLIKKKIGPAVDAVSGLTLESFWLIPIAVVQLVVVATTPVGLTMGTAGWPHAVLLAFAGVATAVPLLLFAAGTRRVDLTIIGMLQFLTPVLQFVIGVVVLHEPMPPERWIGFLLVWVAIAVFVVDLLLAARRGRRATRAAAL
- the flgK gene encoding flagellar hook-associated protein FlgK yields the protein MSTFSGLTTAASGLAAARRGMDVVGQNIANQKTEGYTRQRVETSSIAAVAQTGRFSMGALPGHGVSIDGVSRLGDALLDARVRDALGASGYWATRALAATTAESALAEPTDKGLANRLTSFWAGWQDLANTPDSGAAAASILESAKELAAHISGGYRTVAAQWTAARGTAERTVSQVNAAADQIAVLNSEIREALASGRSANELTDRRNLLAEDVARLAGATATVETDGTLTVRLGGNALVSGGDARHIALTGSATIDGAPRVGVAWESVPDLPLVVDGGELGGSLAVLAPAADGGMLAQLAATYDRVATALAESLNAQHRAGVTASGQPGGDFFTLPATGSAALGMQVAVSTAADLALAAPGAGAKDATNADLISQIGQRATSPDALWTDQVTRFGVATAADVQRAKVSDAAAVGAVGAQQSVAAVDGDEETISLLTYQTAYQAAARVLTAVDEALDVLINRTGVVGR
- a CDS encoding THUMP-like domain-containing protein → MEMSELRALLTPAGLELLDALGPVTSTAEAAAAVSRLRAAGHSPDLVSAVVGQAHLRARAAAKFGPFAARMLFTRAGLEQATRLGVAARHAQRIRRAGLTSVADLGCGIGGDALAFAGAGLAVHAVDADEVTAALAAYNLAPFGDDATVRHATAEDVLGEPVPGQAIWMDPARRTSGHSETRRVSADDYSPSLDWAFAVAAQRPTGIKLGPAHDRDALPADAETQWVSADGSVVELVVWSRELAREGVRRSALVIRGERSHELTGPADAEDAPVRPLGAFLHEPDGAVIRARLIGDVARSLDAGMLDPRIAYLTSDAALTSPFVQSFRVRETLPITPKTINAALKTHGIGRIEIKKRGVDVDPAAFRRKLTLRGDAEATLILARFGDQRRAILADRVPAAD
- the tsaB gene encoding tRNA (adenosine(37)-N6)-threonylcarbamoyltransferase complex dimerization subunit type 1 TsaB — protein: MILAVDTSLGTAVALIDPDGTSRAEAGTADPLGHAEVIGDLVHDVLREGGADGITHVVAGMGPGPFTGLRIGIATARAFALGRGIPVVPVPSHTAAALTIQSTVTGPFAVVTDARRREVAVTVFDGQDEDGIPRTIADTVLVRAADADDHLAGLRRVDVTTLSAADLARVGARALAAGRVLAGDEPLYLRHPDVSLPGAPKKVGA
- the rimI gene encoding ribosomal protein S18-alanine N-acetyltransferase — encoded protein: MTLRDARPDDLDAIMAIEQRSFPTDAWSRDTMASELASPHGRYLVDERGGAIVGYGGIRALQGGADADIQTIALLAEVRGQGRGRALLRALLQAAADRGAHEVFLEVRADNPPAEGLYRAEGFEEIGRRPRYYQPDDVDAIVMHLDLRRHPAPADTPKEATA